One Nostoc sp. UHCC 0302 DNA window includes the following coding sequences:
- a CDS encoding ZIP family zinc transporter — MFPLWLQAAFWGLVGGSALLLGCAIGYYVKISQRVIAAIMAFGAGVLISALSFELMDEAYRRGGFDSTAIGFVSGAVVYTVANLFLASKGAKHRKRSGQHQPSEAEQDGSGLAIALGALLDGIPESIVIGISMLEGGVVSWVTVAAVFLSNIPEGLSSAAGMKQAGRSTTYIFGIWGSIALISGIAALLGYALFSHFSVEVIAATTAVAAGAILAMLTDTMIPEAFAQAHDFAGLITVLGFLAAFVLSKL, encoded by the coding sequence ATGTTTCCACTATGGTTACAAGCAGCTTTTTGGGGTTTAGTTGGTGGTTCTGCATTACTATTGGGTTGTGCAATCGGCTACTACGTCAAAATTTCTCAACGAGTGATTGCTGCAATTATGGCTTTTGGTGCTGGGGTACTTATCTCAGCTTTATCATTCGAGTTAATGGATGAAGCTTATCGACGTGGTGGTTTTGACTCAACAGCTATTGGATTTGTGAGCGGTGCTGTCGTTTACACAGTAGCTAACTTATTTTTAGCATCCAAGGGTGCTAAACATCGTAAGCGCTCAGGTCAACATCAGCCATCTGAGGCAGAACAGGACGGTAGTGGACTAGCGATCGCTCTTGGTGCTTTACTTGATGGAATCCCAGAGTCTATTGTCATTGGCATCAGTATGCTCGAAGGCGGTGTTGTTAGTTGGGTAACTGTAGCGGCGGTTTTTCTTTCCAATATTCCTGAAGGATTATCTAGCGCTGCTGGGATGAAACAAGCTGGACGTTCAACTACTTATATTTTCGGTATTTGGGGAAGTATTGCTTTGATATCTGGCATCGCTGCACTTTTGGGCTATGCTTTATTTTCTCACTTCTCAGTAGAAGTGATTGCTGCAACTACTGCTGTGGCAGCAGGAGCGATTTTGGCAATGCTCACAGATACAATGATTCCTGAAGCCTTCGCGCAAGCACATGATTTTGCTGGATTAATTACTGTGCTTGGGTTCCTTGCTGCTTTTGTTCTCAGCAAACTGTGA